Proteins from a genomic interval of Methanothrix sp.:
- a CDS encoding ORC1-type DNA replication protein, which produces MKDDMLLWDETLFKDPEVFELDYVPEHFDHREAQMKSLRFCVRPAIRGARPVNALCLGPPGTGKTTAIIKLFEEIEKHTRSVITVHINCQIDGTRYSIFSRIYKKIFGISPPSSGISFKRLFDKIANELASREAVLIVALDDVSYLFPEKEIDQILYTLLRSHESLPGFRAGVVAAHSEPSMKYIPDPRVESVFRPEEILFPPYKRDEIFAILSRRAQLGFYPGVLSQDVLDVVVDLATESGDLRVGIDLLKRAGMEAERRASRSISEEDVRRAFSSSRFLHLEHAIRSLSRDERTLLRIIAEQPGGKAQSGELYSTYHGLTQAGYTKFYEILKRLEALRLVETGFTGSGMRGRSRIIRLRYDSAEVITRVEE; this is translated from the coding sequence ATGAAAGATGACATGCTTCTCTGGGATGAGACGCTCTTCAAGGACCCTGAGGTTTTCGAGCTGGATTATGTGCCGGAGCATTTCGATCACAGAGAGGCTCAGATGAAGAGCCTGAGGTTCTGCGTGCGGCCCGCCATTCGTGGAGCCAGGCCTGTTAATGCGCTCTGCCTGGGCCCCCCAGGCACCGGCAAAACCACCGCGATAATAAAGCTGTTCGAGGAGATAGAGAAGCACACAAGAAGCGTGATCACTGTCCATATAAACTGCCAGATAGACGGGACACGGTACAGCATCTTCTCGAGGATATACAAAAAGATATTTGGGATCTCTCCTCCCTCAAGCGGCATCTCCTTCAAGCGCCTCTTCGATAAAATAGCAAATGAGCTCGCATCCAGGGAGGCAGTTCTGATCGTGGCTCTGGACGATGTCAGCTATCTCTTCCCCGAGAAGGAGATCGATCAGATCCTTTACACCCTTCTCAGATCTCATGAGTCGCTGCCCGGATTCAGGGCAGGTGTGGTGGCTGCACACAGCGAGCCATCCATGAAATACATCCCTGATCCCAGGGTAGAGTCAGTCTTCAGGCCGGAGGAGATCCTGTTTCCACCGTACAAAAGAGACGAGATATTCGCGATACTCTCACGAAGGGCTCAGCTCGGATTCTATCCAGGTGTTCTGTCCCAGGATGTGCTTGATGTCGTGGTGGATCTCGCCACAGAATCCGGCGATCTCAGGGTGGGGATAGACCTGCTCAAGCGCGCCGGAATGGAAGCGGAGAGACGAGCATCCAGGAGCATATCAGAGGAGGATGTGAGAAGGGCGTTCAGTAGCTCCAGATTCCTGCATCTCGAGCATGCGATCAGATCTCTGAGCAGGGACGAGAGGACTCTGCTGAGGATCATCGCAGAACAGCCCGGAGGTAAGGCGCAGTCCGGGGAGCTGTACAGCACCTACCACGGTCTCACACAGGCAGGCTACACGAAGTTCTACGAGATACTGAAGAGACTGGAGGCTCTGAGGCTTGTAGAGACAGGATTCACCGGCTCCGGTATGCGGGGAAGGAGCAGGATCATACGCCTGAGGTACGATTCCGCAGAGGTGATCACCAGAGTCGAAGAGTGA
- a CDS encoding RNA chaperone Hfq, which translates to MPAHRRVLQKEGVYTTDTQAGAQEQEESKTKMPQFLPKLRGQQVMVRMNDGRPLSGKLVSFNAYEIVLDAGPRTYLLFKHAIASIEVPKGILD; encoded by the coding sequence ATGCCTGCGCATCGAAGAGTTCTACAAAAGGAGGGAGTATATACGACGGACACGCAGGCTGGAGCGCAGGAGCAGGAGGAATCAAAGACAAAGATGCCGCAGTTCCTGCCGAAGCTTAGGGGCCAGCAGGTAATGGTAAGGATGAACGATGGCAGGCCGCTGAGTGGTAAGCTTGTCTCGTTCAACGCATACGAGATAGTGCTCGATGCAGGACCCAGGACATATCTGCTCTTCAAGCACGCCATCGCCAGCATAGAGGTCCCGAAGGGCATCCTGGACTGA
- the fae gene encoding formaldehyde-activating enzyme gives MDRDFSRTLVGEALVGDGPEVAHIDLVIGPKGGAVDAAFVTSLASPRRGHTPLLAVLEPNLPAKPSTLIVNKVTIKNARQAALMFGPAQAAVAKAVMDCVAEGVIPRERVEDLLIVVSVFIEWDAEDKRKIYENNYLATKMAIKRAVTSEPGVDEILSRKDTAKHPFA, from the coding sequence TTGGATCGGGATTTCAGCAGGACTCTCGTCGGAGAGGCGCTGGTCGGGGACGGCCCCGAGGTTGCGCATATCGATCTGGTCATCGGGCCAAAAGGCGGGGCGGTTGATGCTGCATTCGTCACATCGCTGGCATCGCCGCGAAGGGGTCACACACCTCTTCTCGCGGTTCTGGAGCCGAATCTGCCAGCAAAGCCATCGACTCTGATCGTGAACAAGGTGACGATCAAAAATGCAAGGCAGGCGGCTCTGATGTTCGGGCCGGCCCAGGCAGCGGTCGCAAAGGCTGTGATGGACTGCGTCGCGGAGGGGGTTATACCCAGGGAGAGGGTTGAGGATCTTCTCATAGTGGTCTCTGTATTCATCGAGTGGGATGCAGAAGACAAGAGGAAGATCTATGAGAACAACTACCTCGCAACTAAGATGGCCATAAAGAGAGCAGTCACATCGGAACCTGGGGTCGATGAGATCCTCTCAAGGAAGGATACTGCAAAGCACCCGTTTGCATGA